Proteins from one Primulina huaijiensis isolate GDHJ02 chromosome 18, ASM1229523v2, whole genome shotgun sequence genomic window:
- the LOC140963791 gene encoding probable LRR receptor-like serine/threonine-protein kinase At1g56140 isoform X6 has product MAAPPFHQRCAPPIQALLFLLCAVAFGLTVRAQNRTNATVDPLEARAINSLFQRWQISASNQWNISGQLCSGVAIDTTEIVNLNPAIKCTCSFDNGATCHVTALRVYSLDVAGTIPDEIWNLTYLDDLNLGQNYLTGPIPATIGSLTRMQYLNLGINALSGELPKELGLLSGLRSIAFGTNNFSGPLPPELGNLSRLTQMYVLTHSLFSELYFDSAGVSGPIPPSFANLTSLERVWASDNDLTGQIPDFVGNWTKLLVLRFQGNSFQGSIPSSFSNLISLNDLRISDILNGSSSLDFLQNMTTLATLVLRNSNVSGSIPSFFGQFNSLQLLDLSFNNLTGGLPEFLFNIGGITSLFLGSNKFTGVLPAQKISKLQNIDLSYNELSGSFPSWVSQQNLQINLVGNNFTIGDSNQSVLPSGLDCLQRNFPCRRGSPVYSRFAVNCGGPQVTSFDQTVYEMDNETLGPATYYMTSTGRWAVSNAGLPSDNPQYRTSSLYQFTNTQDSELFQTARLSSGSLRYYGLGLENGDYTVKLQFAEIVIFGSKTWRSLGRRVFNIYVQGNLELKDFDIQKEVGSLRADAKEFKARVSENYIEIHLFWAGKGTCCVPSQGTYGPLIQAISATSDFIPRVANNPPGQKKDRTGLIAGISVAVGAASLFSILAISYFFWRRKMQKNFEDEELLGIDTRPYTFSYAELKTATDDFNPVNKLGEGGFGSVFKGTLVDGRVVAVKQLSVASHQGKSQFVAEIATISAVQHRNLVKLFGCCIEGKKRLLVYEYLENKSLDQLLFGIGITGCLKGVKVYILIGQHAMTYAWEWPGV; this is encoded by the exons ATGGCGGCGCCGCCATTTCATCAGCGGTGTGCGCCACCGATACAGGCCCTACTGTTCTTGTTGTGTGCTGTAGCATTTGGGCTCACCGTTCGAGCTCAGAACCGCACTAATGCCACCGTCGATCCTCTTGAAG CAAGGGCTATAAACTCTCTGTTCCAGAGATGGCAAATTTCGGCTTCAAATCAGTGGAACATCAGCGGCCAGTTATGTAGCGGAGTTGCCATTGACACAACTGAAATAGTGAACTTAAATCCGGCTATCAAATGTACTTGTTCCTTTGACAATGGTGCTACTTGCCATGTTACTGCTCT GAGAGTTTATTCATTGGATGTTGCTGGTACTATTCCTGATGAGATCTGGAATCTGACTTATCTCGACGATCT AAATTTGGGTCAAAACTATTTAACAGGTCCCATTCCTGCAACCATCGGTTCTCTCACTCGCATGCAGTACTT GAATCTTGGCATAAATGCATTGTCGGGGGAGCTTCCAAAGGAACTCGGTCTGCTGTCTGGCCTAAGATCAAT AGCCTTTGGCACAAACAACTTCTCTGGTCCTTTACCACCTGAACTTGGGAACTTATCAAGATTAACACAGATGTATGTTCTGACACATTCCCTATTTTCTGAATT ATACTTTGATAGTGCCGGTGTTAGTGGTCCAATACCCCCATCATTTGCTAATCTGACGAGCTTGGAGAGAGT GTGGGCATCAGATAATGACCTTACCGGCCAGATACCGGACTTCGTTGGAAATTGGACAAAACTCCTTGTTCT GAGGTTTCAGGGGAATTCATTTCAAGGTTCAATACCATCATCCTTTTCcaatttaatttctttgaatGACCT GAGAATAAGCGATATATTGAATGGGAGTTCTTCTTTGGATTTCCTACAAAATATGACTACTCTAGCCACATT AGTTTTGCGGAACAGTAATGTTTCTGGTTCTATACCTTCGTTCTTTGGGCAATTCAACAGTTTGCAACTCCT GGACTTGAGCTTCAACAACTTGACTGGAGGACTACCAGAATTTCTTTTCAATATTGGAGGAATTACTAGCTT GTTTCTGGGTTCTAACAAGTTCACTGGAGTGCTGCCAGCCCAAAAGATTTCGAAACTTCAAAATAT AGATTTATCATACAATGAATTGTCTGGGAGCTTTCCTTCTTGGGTCAGCCAGCAAAATCTACAGAT TAATTTAGTTGGTAACAACTTCACAATTGGTGATTCCAACCAAAg TGTTTTGCCTTCTGGATTGGATTGTCTTCAGAGGAATTTTCCTTGCAGAAGAGGATCACCTGTTT ATTCCAGATTTGCAGTTAACTGTGGAGGTCCACAGGTTACTTCTTTCGACCAGACTGTGTATGAAATGGATAATGAGACCCTTGGTCCAGCAACATATTATATGACCAGTACAGGCAGATGGGCAGTTAGCAATGCTGGCCTGCCTTCTGATAATCCACAATATCGAACCTCCTCTTTGTACCAGTTTACAAATACTCAGGACTCGGAATTGTTCCAAACTGCTCGACTTTCTTCTGGATCGTTAAGATACTATGGCTTAGGCCTAGAGAATGGTGACTACACCGTGAAACTCCAGTTTGCAGAGATAGTTATCTTTGGTAGTAAGACTTGGAGAAGTCTTGGACGACgtgtttttaatatatatgtcCAG GGGAATCTAGAGTTGAAAGACTTTGACATACAAAAAGAGGTTGGCTCTTTAAGAGCTGATGCAAAGGAATTCAAAGCCAGAGTGTCCGAAAATTATATCGAAATCCATCTGTTTTGGGCTGGAAAGGGAACTTGCTGTGTACCTTCACAGGGTACTTATGGACCTTTAATACAAGCAATAAGTGCAACTTCAG ATTTCATTCCAAGAGTTGCAAACAATCCTCCCGGTCAGAAGAAGGACCGAACTGGTCTTATCGCGGGGATATCTGTTGCAGTTGGAGCCGCAAGCTTGTTTTCTATTCTTGCAATATCCTACTTTTTCTGGAGAAGGAAAATGCAGAAAAATTTTGAGGATGAAG AGCTATTGGGGATTGATACACGGCCTTACACGTTCAGCTACGCTGAACTTAAAACTGCGACAGATGACTTCAATCCTGTTAACAAGCTTGGGGAGGGAGGATTTGGATCTGTTTTCAAG GGAACACTTGTTGATGGAAGAGTAGTTGCGGTTAAACAATTGTCTGTGGCATCACATCAAGGAAAGAGTCAGTTTGTGGCCGAGATTGCTACTATTTCTGCTGTGCAACATCGTAACCTGGTTAAATTGTTTGGATGTTGCATTGAAGGGAAAAAGAGATTGCTTGTATATGAGTATCTCGAAAATAAGAGTCTCGATCAACTACTATTTGGAATCGGTATAACAGGATGTTTGAAG GGAGTAAAAGTTTATATCTTGATTGGCCAACACGCTATGACATATGCTTGGGAGTGGCCAGGGGTCTAA
- the LOC140963791 gene encoding probable LRR receptor-like serine/threonine-protein kinase At1g56140 isoform X2, giving the protein MAAAASHQRCVPPIQTLLFLLYAAAFGLTVRAQNRTNATIDPLEAIAINSMFQRWQLLASNQWNISGQLCSGVAIDATEIVNFNPGIKCTCSFDNGATCHVTALRVYALDVAGPIPEEIWNLTYLTDLNLGQNYLTGPLPATISTLTRMQYLSLGINALSGELPKELGLLSDLRSIAFGTNNFSGPLPLELGNLSRLTQIYFVSSGVRGSIPPSFANLTSLVRVWGSDNDLTGQIPDFVGNWTKLIALRFQGNSFQGSIPSSFSNLISLNDLRISDILNGSSSLDFLQNMTTLATLVLRNNNVSGSIPSFFEQFDSLQLVDLSFNNLIGGLPEFLFNLGGITSVFLGSNKFTGVLPAQKISKLQNIDLSYNELSGSFPSWVSQQNLQINLVGNNFTFGSSNQSVLPSGLDCLQRNFPCRRGSPIYSSFAVNCGGPQVTSFDQTVYEMDNETLGPATYYMTRTGRWAVSNAGLPSDNPQYRASSLYQLTNTLDSELFQTARLSFGSLRYYGLGLENGNYTVKLQFAEIVIFGSVTWKSLGRRVFDIYVQGNLEWKDFDIQKEVGSLRAFAKDFNVQVSENYIEIHLFWAGKGTCCVPSHGTYGPLIQAISAKPADFIPSVANKPPSPKKNRTGFIVGISVAVGAASLLSILVIFYLFWRRKIQKNFVDEELLGIDTRPYTFSFVELKTATDDFNPVNKLGEGGFGSVYRGTLVDGRVVAVKQLSVTSHQGKGQFVAEIATISAVQHRNLVKLYGCCIEGNKRLLVYEYLENKSLDQLLFEIGSKSLYLDWPTRYDICLGVARGLTYLHEESRLRIVHRDVKASNILLDSDLTPKISDFGLAKLFDDKKTHISTRVAGTIGYLAPEYAMRGHLTEKADVFSFGVVALEIVSGRPNSDSNLEIDRIYLLEWAWSLHESDKEIDLVDPSLHIFNPDEVRTIIGVALLCTQASPGLRPSMSRVVAMLSGDVEVASVVTRPSYLTDWNFNDETTFVSGTENSRINSTNNTTMVSGSCTYSPTDPAKPILHEFIGEGR; this is encoded by the exons ATGGCGGCGGCGGCATCTCATCAGCGGTGTGTGCCACCGATTCAGACCCTACTGTTCTTGTTGTATGCTGCAGCATTTGGGCTCACCGTTCGAGCTCAGAACCGCACTAATGCCACCATCGATCCTCTTGAAG CAATAGCTATAAACTCTATGTTCCAGAGATGGCAACTTTTGGCTTCAAATCAGTGGAACATCAGTGGCCAGTTATGTAGCGGAGTTGCCATTGATGCAACTGAAATAGTGAACTTTAATCCGGGTATCAAATGTACTTGTTCCTTTGACAATGGTGCTACTTGCCATGTTACTGCTCT GAGAGTTTATGCATTGGATGTTGCTGGTCCTATTCCTGAAGAGATCTGGAATCTGACTTATCTCACTGATCT gAATTTGGGTCAAAACTATTTAACAGGTCCCCTTCCTGCAACCATCAGTACTCTCACTCGCATGCAGTACTT GAGTCTTGGCATAAATGCGTTGTCGGGGGAGCTTCCAAAGGAACTTGGTCTACTGTCTGACCTAAGATCTAT AGCCTTCGGCACAAACAACTTCTCTGGCCCTTTACCACTTGAACTTGGGAACTTATCAAGATTAACACAGAT ATACTTTGTTAGTTCCGGTGTTAGAGGTTCAATACCCCCGTCATTTGCTAATCTGACGAGCTTGGTGAGAGT GTGGGGATCAGACAATGACCTTACCGGTCAGATACCTGACTTCGTTGGAAATTGGACAAAACTCATTGCTCT GAGGTTTCAGGGGAATTCATTTCAAGGTTCAATACCATCATCCTTTTCcaatttaatttctttgaatGACCT GAGAATAAGCGATATATTGAATGGGAGTTCTTCTTTGGATTTCCTACAAAATATGACTACTCTAGCCACATT AGTTTTGCGAAACAATAATGTTTCTGGTTCTATACCTTCGTTCTTTGAGCAATTCGACAGTTTACAACTCGT GGACTTGAGCTTCAACAACTTGATCGGAGGACTTCCAGAATTTCTTTTCAATCTCGGAGGAATTACTAGCGT GTTTCTGGGTTCTAACAAGTTCACGGGAGTGCTGCCAGCCCAAAAGATTTCGAAACTTCAAAATAT AGATTTATCATACAATGAATTATCTGGGAGCTTTCCTTCTTGGGTCAGCCAACAAAATCTACAGAT TAATTTAGTTGGCAATAACTTCACATTTGGTAGTTCCAACCAAAG TGTTTTACCTTCTGGATTGGATTGTCTTCAGAGGAATTTTCCTTGCAGACGAGGATCACCTATTT ATTCCAGCTTTGCAGTTAACTGTGGAGGTCCACAGGTTACTTCTTTCGACCAGACTGTGTATGAAATGGATAATGAGACTCTTGGTCCAGCAACATATTATATGACCAGGACAGGCAGATGGGCAGTTAGCAATGCTGGCCTCCCTTCTGATAATCCACAATATCGAGCCTCCTCTTTGTACCAACTTACAAATACTTTGGACTCGGAATTGTTCCAAACTGCTCGACTTTCTTTTGGATCGTTAAGATACTATGGCTTAGGCCTAGAGAATGGTAACTACACCGTGAAACTCCAATTTGCAGAGATAGTGATATTTGGTAGTGTGACTTGGAAGAGTCTTGGACGACGGGTTTTTGATATATACGTCCAG GGGAATCTAGAGTGGAAAGACTTTGACATACAAAAAGAGGTTGGCTCTTTAAGAGCTTTTGCGAAAGACTTCAACGTCCAAGTGTCTGAAAACTATATCGAAATCCATCTGTTTTGGGCTGGAAAAGGAACTTGCTGTGTACCTTCACATGGCACTTATGGACCTTTAATACAAGCCATAAGTGCAAAGCCAGCAG ATTTCATTCCATCTGTTGCAAACAAGCCTCCCAGTCCGAAGAAGAACCGGACTGGTTTTATCGTGGGGATTTCTGTTGCAGTTGGAGCCGCAAGCTTGCTTTCTATTCTTGTGATATTCTACCTTTTCTGGAGAAGGAAAATTCAGAAAAACTTTGTGGATGAAG AGTTATTGGGGATTGATACACGGCCTTACACGTTCAGTTTCGTTGAACTTAAAACTGCGACAGATGACTTCAATCCTGTTAATAAGCTCGGGGAGGGAGGATTTGGATCTGTTTACAGG GGAACACTTGTTGATGGAAGAGTAGTTGCGGTTAAACAATTGTCTGTTACATCACATCAAGGAAAGGGTCAGTTTGTGGCCGAGATTGCTACTATTTCTGCTGTGCAACATCGTAACCTTGTTAAATTGTATGGATGTTGCATTGAAGGGAATAAAAGATTGCTTGTATACGAGTATCTCGAAAACAAGAGTCTTGATCAACTACTATTTGAAATCG GGAGTAAAAGTTTATATCTTGATTGGCCAACACGCTATGACATATGCTTGGGAGTGGCCAGGGGTCTAACTTATCTACACGAAGAATCTCGACTGAGAATCGTGCACAGAGATGTGAAAGCCAGCAACATTCTGCTTGATTCTGATCTCACTCCAAAAATTTCTGATTTTGGCCTCGCCAAATTGTTCGACGACAAAAAGACCCATATAAGCACTCGAGTTGCAGGAACAAT CGGGTATCTTGCTCCGGAGTATGCCATGCGTGGACATCTCACAGAAAAGGCTGATGTATTTAGCTTTGGGGTTGTAGCTCTGGAGATAGTCAGCGGAAGGCCAAATTCTGACTCGAATTTGGAAATCGATAGGATTTATCTTCTTGAATGG GCATGGAGCCTTCATGAAAGTGACAAAGAAATAGATCTGGTCGACCCTTCTTTACACATATTCAACCCCGATGAAGTAAGAACAATCATCGGTGTAGCTCTTCTGTGCACTCAAGCATCCCCTGGCCTGCGTCCCTCGATGTCTCGTGTGGTGGCCATGCTTTCTGGAGATGTCGAGGTGGCTTCTGTTGTTACAAGGCCCAGTTATCTAACTGACTGGAATTTTAATGATGAGACAACATTTGTATCGGGTACGGAGAACAGCCGTATCAATTCGACAAATAACACAACCATGGTATCAGGCTCATGTACTTATTCACCCACAGATCCAGCTAAACCCATACTTCACGAGTTTATTGGTGAGGGCAGATGA
- the LOC140963791 gene encoding probable LRR receptor-like serine/threonine-protein kinase At1g56140 isoform X5, whose product MAAAASHQRCVPPIQTLLFLLYAAAFGLTVRAQNRTNATIDPLEAIAINSMFQRWQLLASNQWNISGQLCSGVAIDATEIVNFNPGIKCTCSFDNGATCHVTALRVYALDVAGPIPEEIWNLTYLTDLNLGQNYLTGPLPATISTLTRMQYLSLGINALSGELPKELGLLSDLRSIAFGTNNFSGPLPLELGNLSRLTQMRFQGNSFQGSIPSSFSNLISLNDLRISDILNGSSSLDFLQNMTTLATLVLRNNNVSGSIPSFFEQFDSLQLVDLSFNNLIGGLPEFLFNLGGITSVFLGSNKFTGVLPAQKISKLQNIDLSYNELSGSFPSWVSQQNLQINLVGNNFTFGSSNQSVLPSGLDCLQRNFPCRRGSPIYSSFAVNCGGPQVTSFDQTVYEMDNETLGPATYYMTRTGRWAVSNAGLPSDNPQYRASSLYQLTNTLDSELFQTARLSFGSLRYYGLGLENGNYTVKLQFAEIVIFGSVTWKSLGRRVFDIYVQGNLEWKDFDIQKEVGSLRAFAKDFNVQVSENYIEIHLFWAGKGTCCVPSHGTYGPLIQAISAKPADFIPSVANKPPSPKKNRTGFIVGISVAVGAASLLSILVIFYLFWRRKIQKNFVDEELLGIDTRPYTFSFVELKTATDDFNPVNKLGEGGFGSVYRGTLVDGRVVAVKQLSVTSHQGKGQFVAEIATISAVQHRNLVKLYGCCIEGNKRLLVYEYLENKSLDQLLFEIGSKSLYLDWPTRYDICLGVARGLTYLHEESRLRIVHRDVKASNILLDSDLTPKISDFGLAKLFDDKKTHISTRVAGTIGYLAPEYAMRGHLTEKADVFSFGVVALEIVSGRPNSDSNLEIDRIYLLEWAWSLHESDKEIDLVDPSLHIFNPDEVRTIIGVALLCTQASPGLRPSMSRVVAMLSGDVEVASVVTRPSYLTDWNFNDETTFVSGTENSRINSTNNTTMVSGSCTYSPTDPAKPILHEFIGEGR is encoded by the exons ATGGCGGCGGCGGCATCTCATCAGCGGTGTGTGCCACCGATTCAGACCCTACTGTTCTTGTTGTATGCTGCAGCATTTGGGCTCACCGTTCGAGCTCAGAACCGCACTAATGCCACCATCGATCCTCTTGAAG CAATAGCTATAAACTCTATGTTCCAGAGATGGCAACTTTTGGCTTCAAATCAGTGGAACATCAGTGGCCAGTTATGTAGCGGAGTTGCCATTGATGCAACTGAAATAGTGAACTTTAATCCGGGTATCAAATGTACTTGTTCCTTTGACAATGGTGCTACTTGCCATGTTACTGCTCT GAGAGTTTATGCATTGGATGTTGCTGGTCCTATTCCTGAAGAGATCTGGAATCTGACTTATCTCACTGATCT gAATTTGGGTCAAAACTATTTAACAGGTCCCCTTCCTGCAACCATCAGTACTCTCACTCGCATGCAGTACTT GAGTCTTGGCATAAATGCGTTGTCGGGGGAGCTTCCAAAGGAACTTGGTCTACTGTCTGACCTAAGATCTAT AGCCTTCGGCACAAACAACTTCTCTGGCCCTTTACCACTTGAACTTGGGAACTTATCAAGATTAACACAGAT GAGGTTTCAGGGGAATTCATTTCAAGGTTCAATACCATCATCCTTTTCcaatttaatttctttgaatGACCT GAGAATAAGCGATATATTGAATGGGAGTTCTTCTTTGGATTTCCTACAAAATATGACTACTCTAGCCACATT AGTTTTGCGAAACAATAATGTTTCTGGTTCTATACCTTCGTTCTTTGAGCAATTCGACAGTTTACAACTCGT GGACTTGAGCTTCAACAACTTGATCGGAGGACTTCCAGAATTTCTTTTCAATCTCGGAGGAATTACTAGCGT GTTTCTGGGTTCTAACAAGTTCACGGGAGTGCTGCCAGCCCAAAAGATTTCGAAACTTCAAAATAT AGATTTATCATACAATGAATTATCTGGGAGCTTTCCTTCTTGGGTCAGCCAACAAAATCTACAGAT TAATTTAGTTGGCAATAACTTCACATTTGGTAGTTCCAACCAAAG TGTTTTACCTTCTGGATTGGATTGTCTTCAGAGGAATTTTCCTTGCAGACGAGGATCACCTATTT ATTCCAGCTTTGCAGTTAACTGTGGAGGTCCACAGGTTACTTCTTTCGACCAGACTGTGTATGAAATGGATAATGAGACTCTTGGTCCAGCAACATATTATATGACCAGGACAGGCAGATGGGCAGTTAGCAATGCTGGCCTCCCTTCTGATAATCCACAATATCGAGCCTCCTCTTTGTACCAACTTACAAATACTTTGGACTCGGAATTGTTCCAAACTGCTCGACTTTCTTTTGGATCGTTAAGATACTATGGCTTAGGCCTAGAGAATGGTAACTACACCGTGAAACTCCAATTTGCAGAGATAGTGATATTTGGTAGTGTGACTTGGAAGAGTCTTGGACGACGGGTTTTTGATATATACGTCCAG GGGAATCTAGAGTGGAAAGACTTTGACATACAAAAAGAGGTTGGCTCTTTAAGAGCTTTTGCGAAAGACTTCAACGTCCAAGTGTCTGAAAACTATATCGAAATCCATCTGTTTTGGGCTGGAAAAGGAACTTGCTGTGTACCTTCACATGGCACTTATGGACCTTTAATACAAGCCATAAGTGCAAAGCCAGCAG ATTTCATTCCATCTGTTGCAAACAAGCCTCCCAGTCCGAAGAAGAACCGGACTGGTTTTATCGTGGGGATTTCTGTTGCAGTTGGAGCCGCAAGCTTGCTTTCTATTCTTGTGATATTCTACCTTTTCTGGAGAAGGAAAATTCAGAAAAACTTTGTGGATGAAG AGTTATTGGGGATTGATACACGGCCTTACACGTTCAGTTTCGTTGAACTTAAAACTGCGACAGATGACTTCAATCCTGTTAATAAGCTCGGGGAGGGAGGATTTGGATCTGTTTACAGG GGAACACTTGTTGATGGAAGAGTAGTTGCGGTTAAACAATTGTCTGTTACATCACATCAAGGAAAGGGTCAGTTTGTGGCCGAGATTGCTACTATTTCTGCTGTGCAACATCGTAACCTTGTTAAATTGTATGGATGTTGCATTGAAGGGAATAAAAGATTGCTTGTATACGAGTATCTCGAAAACAAGAGTCTTGATCAACTACTATTTGAAATCG GGAGTAAAAGTTTATATCTTGATTGGCCAACACGCTATGACATATGCTTGGGAGTGGCCAGGGGTCTAACTTATCTACACGAAGAATCTCGACTGAGAATCGTGCACAGAGATGTGAAAGCCAGCAACATTCTGCTTGATTCTGATCTCACTCCAAAAATTTCTGATTTTGGCCTCGCCAAATTGTTCGACGACAAAAAGACCCATATAAGCACTCGAGTTGCAGGAACAAT CGGGTATCTTGCTCCGGAGTATGCCATGCGTGGACATCTCACAGAAAAGGCTGATGTATTTAGCTTTGGGGTTGTAGCTCTGGAGATAGTCAGCGGAAGGCCAAATTCTGACTCGAATTTGGAAATCGATAGGATTTATCTTCTTGAATGG GCATGGAGCCTTCATGAAAGTGACAAAGAAATAGATCTGGTCGACCCTTCTTTACACATATTCAACCCCGATGAAGTAAGAACAATCATCGGTGTAGCTCTTCTGTGCACTCAAGCATCCCCTGGCCTGCGTCCCTCGATGTCTCGTGTGGTGGCCATGCTTTCTGGAGATGTCGAGGTGGCTTCTGTTGTTACAAGGCCCAGTTATCTAACTGACTGGAATTTTAATGATGAGACAACATTTGTATCGGGTACGGAGAACAGCCGTATCAATTCGACAAATAACACAACCATGGTATCAGGCTCATGTACTTATTCACCCACAGATCCAGCTAAACCCATACTTCACGAGTTTATTGGTGAGGGCAGATGA